One Phaseolus vulgaris cultivar G19833 chromosome 4, P. vulgaris v2.0, whole genome shotgun sequence DNA window includes the following coding sequences:
- the LOC137837186 gene encoding uncharacterized protein → MPGGATVCSGHRFLCLVVPHSTRPRLSNSTRLRPVPVQLRSIFVSNGNTKLCGSKLSLIPRAVDSSSAQPSVVSDDGFSVSKVSFGVIGLGVGLSLLSYGFGAYFNLFPGSEWSALMLTYGFPLAIIGMALKYAELKPVPCLTYSDAQLLQEKCATPILKQVKSDVTRYRYGDEQHLDEALKRIFQYGQGGGIPRRSAPVLQLIREEVTQDGKYCLVLVFEAKALQLSDFEPRQAKFASFFGPGITAEIGKGEKDLYEVRLISATDPNTSPS, encoded by the exons ATGCCAGGTGGAGCCACCGTCTGCTCTGGTCACCGATTTCTCTGCCTTGTTGTTCCGCATTCAACTCGTCCCCGACTCAGCAACTCGACTCGCTTACGGCCGGTTCCGGTTCAGCTCCGATCCATATTTGTGTCCAATGGCAACACCAAGCTATGCGGCTCCAAGCTGAGTCTCATTCCCAGAGCCGTTGATTCTTCTTCCGCACAACCTTCCGTGGTTTCCGACGATGGCTTCTCCGTTTCTAAG GTTTCTTTTGGTGTGATTGGTCTAGGTGTTGGACTCTCACTCTTGTC CTATGGTTTTGGGGCATATTTTAATCTTTTCCCTGGATCTGAATGGTCAGCTTTAATGTTAACATATGGCTTTCCTCTAGCAATTATTGGAATGGCACTCAAG TATGCAGAACTAAAGCCAGTCCCATGCCTCACATATTCAGATGCTCAACTCTTGCAGGAAAAATGTGCAACTCCAATTCTTAAACAG GTGAAGAGTGATGTCACCAGGTATCGCTATGGAGATGAGCAACATTTGGATGAGGCATTGAAACGAATATTCCAGTATGGCCAA GGAGGAGGAATACCAAGGAGAAGTGCTCCTGTTCTACAACTGATTCGAGAAGAA GTCACACAAGATGGTAAATACTGTCTGGTTTTGGTTTTTGAGGCCAAGGCTCTGCAGTTGTCAGATTTTGAACCAAGACAG GCCAAATTTGCTTCATTCTTTGGGCCAGGAATTACAGCTGAAATTG GTAAGGGCGAAAAGGACTTATATGAGGTTCGACTTATCTCCGCTACAGACCCCAATACTTCACCTTCATGA